One window from the genome of Pseudomonas sp. L5B5 encodes:
- a CDS encoding ABC transporter ATP-binding protein, protein MNVSPSPLGPIATGRSSTAVQGRGITRRFAGQAVLDGLDLDIAPGEFVALLGSSGSGKTTLLRALAGLEPIDEGRLQVPAAMAAVFQEPRLMPWKRVWRNVALGVRGEQVRQRALAALEEVGLAHRLQAWPGTLSGGEAQRVALARALVREPQLLLLDEPFAALDALTRMRMHRLIIRLWRTHAPAVLLVTHDVDEALLLADRVLVLANGRIAEQLPIHLPRPRQAGLPGFQQLRGRLLQLLGVESEAEPATLVAPPLSRIASR, encoded by the coding sequence ATGAACGTATCACCCTCGCCACTGGGCCCGATTGCGACGGGTCGTTCGTCCACCGCTGTCCAGGGCCGTGGCATCACCCGGCGCTTCGCCGGGCAGGCGGTACTCGATGGCCTGGACCTGGACATCGCCCCGGGGGAATTCGTCGCCCTGCTGGGCAGCAGCGGCTCGGGCAAGACCACCTTGCTCCGCGCCCTGGCTGGCCTGGAACCCATCGACGAAGGACGTTTGCAGGTGCCGGCCGCCATGGCCGCGGTGTTCCAGGAGCCACGGTTGATGCCCTGGAAGCGTGTATGGCGCAACGTCGCCCTCGGTGTCCGTGGTGAGCAGGTACGCCAGCGGGCCCTGGCGGCGCTGGAGGAAGTGGGGCTGGCCCATCGACTGCAAGCCTGGCCCGGCACCCTGTCCGGCGGTGAGGCCCAGCGCGTGGCCCTGGCCCGGGCCCTGGTGCGCGAGCCGCAACTGTTGCTGCTGGACGAGCCCTTTGCCGCCCTCGACGCCCTGACACGGATGCGCATGCACCGGCTGATCATCCGTCTGTGGCGCACCCATGCTCCGGCGGTGCTGCTGGTGACCCATGATGTCGATGAAGCCCTGCTGTTGGCCGACCGGGTGCTGGTGCTGGCCAACGGCCGAATTGCCGAACAATTGCCGATCCACCTGCCGCGCCCGCGCCAGGCCGGCCTTCCCGGGTTCCAGCAACTGCGTGGGCGGCTGCTGCAATTACTGGGCGTCGAATCCGAGGCCGAGCCGGCCACCCTTGTTGCCCCACCCCTGAGCAGGATTGCCAGCCGATGA
- a CDS encoding acyl-CoA dehydrogenase family protein, with protein sequence MSLCTEPSVAPALPLDLDCVAFADLLQQLSEEFAATAAHYDRHSEFPHANLRRLHQHGLLALTVPRALGGSEASLAQARRVVGAVARGEPSTALVLVMQYLQHTRLQQNTAWPLHLRQQVAREAVRDGALINALRVEPDLGTPARGGLPATLARRVEGGWLLSGRKIYSTGIPGLTWLSVWARSDEAEPQVGTWLVHRDSPGISVEETWDHLGMRATGSHDVIFDEVFVPLEQAVDIQPANVPRPSELDSKGVLWLAVLLSAIYDGVARAARDWLLGWLAQRTPANLGAPLSSLPRFQELLGRIDALLLNNRVLLDAAAEGRIAASEATQIKYLVTSNAISAVELGIEAIGNPGLARGNPIERHYRDVLCSRIHTPQNDAILGAVGRAAFALPSRGAQV encoded by the coding sequence ATGAGCCTTTGCACCGAACCATCCGTCGCCCCTGCGCTCCCGCTTGACCTGGATTGCGTGGCATTTGCCGACCTGCTGCAGCAGTTGAGCGAGGAGTTCGCCGCGACCGCGGCCCACTATGATCGTCACAGCGAATTCCCCCATGCCAACCTGCGGCGCCTGCACCAGCATGGCCTGCTGGCCCTGACCGTGCCACGGGCTCTGGGCGGCAGCGAAGCGAGCCTGGCCCAGGCGCGGCGGGTGGTGGGCGCCGTGGCCCGGGGCGAGCCTTCCACCGCCCTGGTGCTGGTGATGCAGTACTTGCAGCACACGCGCCTGCAACAGAACACCGCCTGGCCCCTGCACCTGCGCCAGCAGGTGGCGCGCGAGGCCGTGCGTGACGGAGCCCTGATCAATGCCCTGCGGGTCGAGCCGGACCTGGGTACACCGGCCCGCGGTGGTTTGCCGGCGACCCTGGCGCGGCGGGTCGAGGGCGGCTGGCTGCTCAGCGGGCGCAAGATCTACTCCACCGGCATTCCGGGGCTGACCTGGCTGTCGGTGTGGGCTCGCAGCGACGAAGCCGAGCCGCAAGTGGGGACCTGGCTGGTGCACCGCGACAGCCCCGGGATCAGCGTCGAGGAAACCTGGGATCACCTGGGCATGCGGGCCACCGGCAGCCATGACGTGATCTTCGACGAGGTGTTCGTGCCCCTGGAGCAGGCGGTGGACATCCAGCCGGCCAATGTCCCCCGGCCTTCGGAACTGGACAGCAAGGGCGTGCTCTGGTTGGCGGTGCTGCTGTCGGCGATCTACGACGGGGTGGCCCGCGCCGCCCGTGACTGGCTGCTGGGCTGGCTGGCCCAGCGGACGCCGGCCAACCTCGGCGCGCCATTGTCGAGCCTGCCGCGTTTCCAGGAACTGCTCGGCCGCATCGATGCCTTGCTGCTCAACAACCGGGTGTTGCTCGACGCCGCCGCCGAAGGACGGATTGCCGCCAGCGAAGCCACCCAGATCAAGTACCTGGTCACCAGCAATGCCATCAGCGCGGTGGAACTGGGTATCGAGGCCATCGGCAACCCGGGGCTGGCCCGGGGCAATCCCATCGAACGGCACTACCGCGATGTGCTGTGCAGTCGCATCCATACACCGCAGAACGACGCGATCCTGGGGGCTGTCGGGCGCGCCGCCTTTGCTTTGCCCAGCCGCGGAGCCCAGGTGTGA
- a CDS encoding LysR family transcriptional regulator, whose product MKIDDLNAFVAVIRCQTISQAADALQLTQPAITRRVQNFEEALGVELLDRNTKPLKPTSMGLRVYGQCLEVLRSIDALNALVANDGAPSGALRIGVPQTIGDVVLLDALSQLKTLYPQLQTSVATGWGSHLLGKVENGELDVVAALFPAGKVFPEAVVGRSLGSMNLVVVAARGEVRKRSCKLADCYQRGWVLNPDGCGFRAGLQRALSAQGLTLQINLETFGTELQLGLIANGLGYGLVPLPLLENSSHRDKLEIVPVSDFKPVIDLWLIHPRFLGNLQEPVSMFGEMVAARVGQASS is encoded by the coding sequence ATGAAGATAGATGATCTGAACGCGTTCGTGGCGGTGATCCGCTGCCAGACCATCAGCCAGGCCGCCGATGCCCTGCAACTGACCCAGCCGGCCATCACTCGCCGGGTACAGAATTTCGAGGAGGCCCTTGGTGTCGAGCTGCTCGACCGCAACACCAAGCCGCTCAAGCCCACCAGCATGGGCCTGCGGGTCTACGGCCAGTGCCTGGAAGTATTGCGCAGCATCGACGCGCTGAACGCGCTGGTGGCCAACGACGGTGCCCCCAGCGGCGCCTTGCGCATCGGCGTGCCGCAGACCATCGGCGATGTGGTGCTGCTCGATGCCCTGAGCCAGCTCAAGACCCTCTATCCGCAATTGCAGACCTCGGTGGCCACCGGCTGGGGCAGCCATTTGCTGGGCAAGGTCGAGAACGGCGAACTGGACGTGGTGGCGGCGCTGTTTCCCGCCGGCAAGGTATTTCCCGAAGCCGTGGTCGGGCGTTCCCTGGGCAGCATGAACCTGGTGGTCGTGGCGGCTCGGGGCGAAGTGCGCAAGCGCTCCTGCAAGCTGGCCGACTGTTACCAGCGCGGCTGGGTGCTCAACCCCGATGGCTGCGGTTTCCGCGCCGGCTTGCAACGGGCCTTGAGTGCCCAGGGCCTGACGCTGCAGATCAACCTGGAAACCTTCGGCACCGAGCTGCAGTTGGGCCTGATCGCCAATGGCCTGGGTTATGGCCTGGTGCCGTTGCCGTTGCTGGAAAACAGCAGCCACCGGGACAAGCTGGAGATCGTGCCGGTCAGCGATTTCAAGCCAGTGATCGACCTGTGGCTGATCCATCCGCGTTTTCTCGGCAACTTGCAGGAACCGGTGAGCATGTTCGGCGAGATGGTGGCTGCGCGGGTGGGCCAGGCTTCGTCCTGA
- a CDS encoding cysteine dioxygenase, protein MPHHTSTVSIASPDFARLRDFIDALAELLDSHPDEARVLDQGATLLQRLVSQDDWLPDAFAQPDPQRYQQFLLHADSRQRFSIVSFVWGPGQRTPIHDHRVWGLIGMLRGAEDSQGFERLADGRLRAAGAPVRLLPGQVEAVSPRVGDIHQVTNAHPDRVSISIHVYGANIGAVSRGVYDLDGHEKRFVSGYSNTLLPNLWDLSKEPLQ, encoded by the coding sequence ATGCCTCATCACACCTCGACCGTCTCCATCGCCTCACCCGACTTTGCCCGCCTGCGGGACTTCATCGACGCCCTGGCCGAGCTGCTCGACAGCCACCCGGACGAAGCCCGCGTACTGGACCAGGGCGCCACCCTGCTGCAACGCCTGGTAAGCCAGGACGACTGGCTGCCCGATGCATTCGCCCAGCCCGACCCGCAGCGCTACCAGCAGTTTTTGCTGCACGCCGACTCGCGGCAGCGTTTTTCCATCGTCAGCTTCGTCTGGGGTCCGGGCCAGCGCACCCCCATCCACGATCACCGGGTCTGGGGCCTGATCGGCATGCTGCGCGGCGCCGAGGACTCCCAGGGCTTCGAACGCCTGGCCGATGGCCGCCTGCGAGCGGCCGGGGCACCGGTACGCCTGCTGCCGGGCCAGGTGGAAGCGGTGTCGCCACGCGTGGGTGACATTCACCAGGTGACCAACGCCCACCCCGATCGCGTGTCCATCAGCATCCACGTGTACGGTGCCAACATCGGTGCCGTGAGCCGTGGGGTGTATGACCTGGACGGTCACGAGAAACGCTTCGTCTCCGGTTACTCCAATACCCTGTTGCCCAACCTCTGGGACCTGTCGAAGGAGCCCCTGCAATGA
- a CDS encoding D-isomer specific 2-hydroxyacid dehydrogenase family protein, translating to MKHIASQLDAAFNQQLRQWLPGVEVLDLPRGVPVGLPPTIQVLLAAPHADFRDAPQPPAGWPFGLQFVQLVTSGLDYFPPWLFERLPVASARGSTAQSIAEFALAAIFAAAKQLPQVWIERAADWQQRPLAAVAGSTLGLYGFGSIARELAPKALALGMQVLALRRSAQPFEIPGVDAVADLHQLFARADHLLLAAPLTEQTRQVIDAQVLAAAKPGLHLINIARGALIDQPALLQALDSGRVGLASLDVTDPEPLPEGHPFYRHPRIHLSPHTSANSPGVYLNIARLLERNLQRWGDGLPLENPVEIQRGY from the coding sequence GTGAAGCACATCGCCAGCCAGCTCGATGCGGCCTTCAACCAGCAACTGCGCCAGTGGCTGCCCGGGGTCGAGGTCCTGGACCTGCCCCGGGGCGTGCCCGTTGGCCTGCCGCCGACTATCCAGGTGCTGCTGGCCGCACCCCATGCCGACTTTCGCGATGCGCCGCAGCCGCCTGCGGGCTGGCCCTTTGGCTTGCAGTTTGTGCAACTGGTGACCTCGGGCCTGGATTACTTCCCACCCTGGCTGTTCGAGCGCCTGCCGGTGGCCAGCGCCCGCGGCAGCACCGCACAAAGCATTGCCGAGTTCGCGCTGGCGGCGATCTTCGCCGCCGCCAAGCAACTGCCCCAGGTCTGGATCGAGCGCGCCGCAGACTGGCAGCAACGACCGCTGGCCGCAGTGGCGGGCAGCACCCTGGGGCTGTACGGCTTCGGCAGCATCGCCCGGGAGCTGGCACCCAAGGCCTTGGCACTGGGCATGCAAGTGCTGGCGCTACGGCGTTCGGCGCAACCTTTCGAGATTCCCGGGGTGGACGCGGTGGCCGACCTGCATCAACTGTTTGCCCGCGCCGACCACCTGCTGCTGGCGGCACCGCTGACCGAGCAGACCCGGCAGGTCATCGACGCCCAGGTGCTGGCGGCCGCCAAGCCGGGGCTGCACCTGATCAACATCGCCCGTGGCGCGCTGATCGATCAGCCGGCGCTGTTGCAGGCCCTGGATAGCGGGCGTGTGGGCCTGGCCAGCCTGGACGTGACCGACCCTGAGCCGCTGCCCGAGGGGCATCCGTTCTACCGTCACCCGCGCATCCATCTGTCGCCCCACACCTCGGCCAACTCGCCTGGGGTCTACCTGAACATCGCCCGGCTGCTGGAGCGCAATCTCCAGCGCTGGGGCGATGGTCTGCCCCTGGAGAATCCGGTGGAGATCCAGCGTGGCTACTAG
- a CDS encoding ABC transporter permease: protein MPAQAPLQGSTRWTVSSGYPFLVQLLLRLASPVLLLLLWELASRTGVLPARVIAAPSTIGGTLWHMLSSGELGVHLWVSLKRALGGLAIGASLGTVLALLAGLSRRGELAIDSPMQMLRTLPFLAIVPLFILWFGVGETPKIALIALGTTFPIYLTLFSGIRSLDPKLVEAATLLGLKRWELIVHVILPGALPAFFVGLRYAFGISWLGLVVVEQINASAGIGYLVNDARDFMRTDVIVICLLVYSVLGLGIDALVRGLERFALAWRPTFIRN, encoded by the coding sequence ATGCCTGCGCAAGCCCCGCTCCAAGGCTCCACCCGCTGGACCGTCAGCTCCGGCTACCCGTTCCTGGTCCAGTTGCTGTTGCGCCTGGCCAGCCCCGTGCTGCTCCTGCTGCTGTGGGAGCTGGCCTCACGGACCGGTGTGCTGCCAGCGCGGGTGATCGCGGCACCGAGCACCATTGGCGGCACCCTGTGGCACATGCTGAGCAGTGGCGAACTGGGCGTTCACCTGTGGGTGTCCCTCAAGCGGGCGTTGGGCGGCCTGGCCATCGGCGCCAGTCTCGGCACCGTCCTGGCGTTGCTGGCCGGCCTGTCCCGGCGTGGCGAGCTGGCCATCGACTCGCCGATGCAGATGCTGCGCACCTTGCCGTTCCTGGCCATCGTGCCCTTGTTCATTCTCTGGTTCGGGGTCGGCGAGACGCCGAAGATCGCCCTGATCGCCCTGGGCACCACCTTTCCCATCTACCTCACGCTGTTCTCCGGCATCCGCAGCCTCGACCCCAAGCTGGTGGAGGCCGCGACCCTGCTGGGGCTCAAGCGCTGGGAGCTGATCGTCCACGTGATCCTGCCCGGGGCCCTGCCGGCATTCTTCGTCGGCCTGCGCTACGCCTTCGGCATCAGCTGGCTGGGCCTGGTGGTGGTGGAGCAGATCAACGCCAGTGCCGGTATCGGCTACCTGGTCAACGACGCGCGGGATTTCATGCGCACCGACGTGATCGTCATCTGCCTGCTGGTCTACAGCGTGCTCGGCCTGGGCATCGATGCCCTGGTACGCGGCCTCGAACGTTTTGCCCTGGCCTGGCGGCCGACCTTCATCAGGAACTGA